The Oncorhynchus gorbuscha isolate QuinsamMale2020 ecotype Even-year unplaced genomic scaffold, OgorEven_v1.0 Un_scaffold_3179, whole genome shotgun sequence genome window below encodes:
- the LOC124027394 gene encoding SANT and BTB domain regulator of class switch recombination-like produces MQRADGRRLLPCGLHQIHTIGHHGRGGETRTNQSSISGTGLAVNPSRGSSVEKESRESAEEGEKPQEGKGPNMVIHVCDEAKNLKQDFMCPRDLLINEMRYFAEYLSVDTQRWEEVDISVHCDVQIFDWLMNYVKRHKMAVDGNHDKPKLEPSNVISILISSEFLKMDTLVEECIQYCHKHMSAIVATPCNMNCINSNLAADLSELFSHNEADDITDRKDKFKSKLFQKKIECLFDPDYKNRDSPGNAATLYRCGLCLKLLTKDTERKISCIPGKININPRGDITYTHSRSCTTQFTPWLWVRFPLWPPIGKM; encoded by the exons ATGCAACGCGCTGACGGCAGGAGGCTCCTCCCCTGTGGACTACATCAAATCCACACTATTGGACACCACGGGAGAGGTGGGGAGACGCGGACCAATCAGAGCTCCATCTCAGGGACGG GCCTGGCGGTGAACCCTTCCAGAGGAAGCTCGGTggagaaggagagcagggagTCTGCAGAGGAGGGCGAGAAGCCCCAGGAGGGGAAAGG GCCCAATATGGTGATCCACGTGTGTGACGAGGCTAAGAACCTGAAGCAGGACTTCATGTGTCCCCGTGACCTTCTGATCAACGAGATGCGTTACTTTGCTGAGTACCTCTCTGTTGACACCCAGCGCTGGGAGGAGGTGGACATCTCTGTGCACTGTGACGTGCAGATCTTCGACTGGCTCATGAACTACGTCAAGAGGCACAAAATGGCCGTCGATGGCAACCATGACAAACCCAAGCTCG AGCCCAGCAATGTGATCTCAATCCTCATCTCCTCCGAGTTCTTGAAGATGGACACGTTA GTGGAGGAGTGCATCCAGTACTGTCACAAGCACATGAGTGCCATCGTGGCCACACCCTGCAACATGAACTGCATCAACAGTAACCTGGCAGCGGACTTGTCTGAGCTCTTCAGCCACAACGAGGCAGACGACATCACGGACAGAAAAGACAAGTTCAAAAG TAAGTTATTCCAGAAGAAAATTGAGTGTCTCTTCGATCCTGACTATAAGAACCGGGACTCCCCAGGCAACGCAGCAACTCTGTACAG GTGTGGTCTGTGCCTGAAACTGCTGACCAAGGACACAGAGCGGAAGATCTCCTGCATCCCAGGGAAGATCAACATCAACCCTCGAGGAGACATCACCTACACTCACAGCAGGTCCTGTACCACCCAGTTTACACCTTGgctgtgggttcgattccctcTGTGGCCACCCATAGGTAAAATGTAA
- the LOC124027395 gene encoding peroxisomal membrane protein PEX13-like — MASQPPPKPWERRIPGAAMSAPVNYRSTDFAPPGPSTPGLSGPAGPPVLTRMVPPVPPRPVQSIQSYRPSYGSFPGSSYNPYGSSSLYGGAYSPYSPYSGGYGMGGGSGGWGSLGYSRFGQTGGEDVAPSRFVQQAEESSRGAFQSIESIVQAFTSVSMMMDATFSAVYNSFRAVLDVANHLTRLRMHFTKVLSAFALVRTLRYLYRRIQRMLGLRRDGEVEDLWADSEGAVLATRGAGAAMEDPRAGAVKSWPIFLFLAVVLGGPYLIWKLLSSAQGPEESATNWASGEDDHVVARAEYDFTAASEEELSLNAGDMLNLAPKEHQPRVRGWLLASVDGQTTGLIPANYVKVLGKRRGRKHAELERLAQVQAQQGNPLGTTLQAPQPNLATGPVPTVSPGLVSGLGPAEAVPVTIPEELLESVYRETPAGYSSLGLGVLPSTTTASSTVLTIPEKIDL; from the exons ATGGCATCGCAGCCTCCTCCTAAACCTTGGGAAAGGCGGATTCCAGGAGCAGCCATGAGTGCACCAGTTAACTATCG GTCGACTGACTTTGCCCCACCAGGTCCCTCCACCCCCGGCCTCTCTGGTCCCGCAGGTCCTCCCGTCTTGACCCGCATGGTGCCCCCGGTCCCCCCTCGCCCTGTCCAGTCCATCCAGTCCTACCGTCCCTCCTACGGCTCCTTCCCTGGCTCCTCCTACAACCCCTATGGTAGCTCCAGCCTCTACGGTGGAGCATACAGCCCCTACAGTCCCTACAGTGGTGGCTATGGCATGGGAGGGGGCTCGGGGGGGTGGGGGAGCCTGGGCTACAGCCGCTTCGGCCAAACCGGTGGTGAAGACGTGGCGCCCAGTCGGTTTGTCCAACAGGCAGAGGAGAGCAGCCGCGGCGCCTTCCAGTCCATTGAGAGCATCGTCCAAGCCTTCACATCGGTCAGCATGATGATGGACGCCACCTTCTCGGCCGTCTACAACAGCTTCCGAGCCGTGCTGGATGTAGCCAACCACCTGACACGGTTACGGATGCACTTTACCAAGGTTCTGTCGGCCTTTGCCCTGGTGCGCACCCTGCGCTACCTGTACCGCCGCATACAGAGGATGCTGGGGCTGAGGCGGGACGGTGAGGTGGAGGACCTGTGGGCAGACAGTGAAGGAGCTGTTCTGGCGACCAGAGGTGCTGGAGCCGCAATGGAAGACCCCAGAGCCGGAGCGGTCAAGTCATGGCCCATCTTCCTTTTTCTGGCCGTGGTCCTAGGAGGGCCCTATCTCATCTGGAAGCTGCTGAGCTCTGCCCAGGGGCCCGAGGAGAGCG CCACCAACTGGGCTAGTGGGGAGGATGACCATGTGGTGGCCAGGGCGGAGTATGACTTCACAGCTGCATCGGAGGAGGAGCTCTCACTGAATGCTGGAGACATGCTCAACCTGGCTCCTAAAG AGCATCAACCCAGGGTGCGTGGGTGGCTGCTGGCCAGTGTAGACGGCCAGACCACAGGCCTCATACCTGCCAACTACGTCAAGGTcctggggaagaggagaggcaggaagcaCGCTGAGCTGGAGAGGCTGGCCCAGGTTCAGGCCCAGCAAGGGAACCCACTGGGCACCACCCTTCAAGCCCCACAGCCTAACCTGGCTACGGGCCCAGTGCCAACTGTATCCCCAGGCTTGGTTTCAGGCCTCGGCCCAGCTGAAGCCGTCCCAGTAACTATCCCAGAGGAGCTGCTGGAGAGCGTGTACAGGGAAACGCCAGCTGGTTACAGCAGCCTGGGTCTGGGTGTATTGCCCAGCACCACGACAGCTTCGAGCACAGTGCTCACCATACCAGAGAAGATAGACCTGTGA